A single Mustela lutreola isolate mMusLut2 chromosome X, mMusLut2.pri, whole genome shotgun sequence DNA region contains:
- the PABPC1L2B gene encoding polyadenylate-binding protein 1-like 2 has protein sequence MASLYVGDLHPEVTEAMLYEKFSPAGPILSIRICRDKITRRSLGYAYVNYQQPVDAKRALETLNFDVIKGRPVRIMWSQRDPSLRKSGVGNVFIKNLGKTIDNKALYNIFSAFGNILSCKVACDEKGPKGYGFVHFQKQESAERAIDAMNGMFLNYRKIFVGRFKSHKEREAERGAWARQSTSADVKDFEEDTDEEATLR, from the coding sequence ATGGCCTCGCTGTACGTGGGCGACCTGCACCCTGAAGTGACAGAGGCAATGCTGTACGAGAAGTTCAGCCCGGCCGGGCCCATCCTCTCCATCCGCATTTGCAGGGACAAGATCACCCGCCGCTCTCTGGGCTACGCGTACGTCAACTACCAGCAACCGGTGGACGCAAAGCGGGCCCTGGAAACCCTGAACTTTGATGTCATCAAGGGCAGGCCGGTGCGCATCATGTGGTCCCAGCGGGACCCCTCGCTCCGCAAGAGTGGGGTGGGCAACGTCTTCATCAAGAACCTGGGCAAGACCATCGACAACAAGGCTCTGTACAACATCTTCTCGGCGTTCGGCAACATCCTGTCCTGCAAAGTGGCGTGCGACGAAAAGGGGCCCAAGGGCTACGGGTTTGTGCACTTCCAGAAGCAGGAGTCCGCAGAGCGCGCCATTGATGCGATGAATGGCATGTTCCTGAACTACCGCAAAATCTTCGTCGGGAGATTCAAGTCGCATAAAGAACGAGAGGCCGAAAGGGGAGCCTGGGCCAGGCAGTCCACCAGTGCTGACGTCAAGGATTTCGAGGAAGACACTGATGAGGAGGCCACCTTGCGATGA